Within the Laspinema palackyanum D2c genome, the region TATCCTCAATGTTTTATGGAAATCTGCTGTTGATTCCACTGAATTAATGTTGGGCGGTCAGTTTGCAGGGGCGAACCCATGAGTTAGATATGAACAAAAGTTTTAGGGAAATTGTCTGTTGATGCCTAGCAGCGGTGGATATTTGCAAATCATTTAGTGATGACTATGATTATTTCTCATATTGTTCTAAAAAATTGGCGTAATTTTCGCTTAGTAGACGTTGATTTACAAGACCGAGTATTTCTGGTGGGTCCTAATGCTTGCGGAAAATCAAATTTTTTGGATTCCTTGCGATTTTTGCGAGATTTGGCTAAAGATGGAGGGGGGTTGCAGAAAGCAGTCAGGGATCGGGGAGGTCTGTCTAAAATTCGTAGTTTGTATGCCCGTCGGTATCCAGATGTTGAGATAGAAATTCATTTAACAGAATCGGGTTCTGAACAGATACTTTGGCGTTATGGAATTGGAATAAAACAAAAAAAAGGGGGGCAAAATGACCCAATTGTTGCTTATGAACGAGTCTGGAAAGGCAATAAGCAAATCGTTGATCGACCCAATTTTGATGATGAAAAAGATGAACTTAGGCTGACTCAGACTTATTTAGAACAAATTAATGCCAATGCCGAATTTAGAGATATTTCTAAGTTTCTGGAGACGATTCTCTATCTACATTTAATCCCTCAGCTTGTTCGCCATCCCGAAGCATTTGGAATTCCGGGATTATCGGAAGACCCTTTTGGCAGAACCTTTTTAGAACGAGTAGCTAAAACTCCGGAAAAAACTCGAAAATCTCGACTTAAAAAAATTGAAGCGGCTTTACAATTTGCGGTCCCCCAATTAAAAAATCTCACGGATACTAAAGATGTAATGGGAGTCCCTCATCTGGAAGCGGTTTATGAACATTGGCGTCCTCAAGCAGGCAAACAACGGGAGGATCAGTTTTCTGATGGCACTTTACGTCTCATTGGGTTACTGTGGGCACTTTTGGAAACAAATTCTTTATTGCTACTAGAGGAACCCGAACTGTCTTTAAATGCCGGGATTATTAGTAAACTTCCGGCTCTCATTTATCGTCTTCAAAGTCGAAAAAAACGGCAAGTCATTCTGAGCAGTCATAGTGCCGATTTACTCGCCGATAAAAGTATCGGAGGGGAAGAAGTGTTATTGATGACTCCTACTCCGGACGGAACTAAAGTTCAACAGGCGTCCTCAATTGCAGAGATCAAACCCTTATTA harbors:
- a CDS encoding AAA family ATPase, with protein sequence MTMIISHIVLKNWRNFRLVDVDLQDRVFLVGPNACGKSNFLDSLRFLRDLAKDGGGLQKAVRDRGGLSKIRSLYARRYPDVEIEIHLTESGSEQILWRYGIGIKQKKGGQNDPIVAYERVWKGNKQIVDRPNFDDEKDELRLTQTYLEQINANAEFRDISKFLETILYLHLIPQLVRHPEAFGIPGLSEDPFGRTFLERVAKTPEKTRKSRLKKIEAALQFAVPQLKNLTDTKDVMGVPHLEAVYEHWRPQAGKQREDQFSDGTLRLIGLLWALLETNSLLLLEEPELSLNAGIISKLPALIYRLQSRKKRQVILSSHSADLLADKSIGGEEVLLMTPTPDGTKVQQASSIAEIKPLLDAGLSVADAALPHTIPPEVAQLNLFT